From the Dehalococcoidia bacterium genome, the window ATTCCCCCAGAAGCCGTCAGCACGACGCTGATTCGCAGGTTGACCAGCTGGCTGGCAGGCCTCCTCCCACTCTTTGGTGGCGCCTGCAATGAAGTCAGTTCCCGGTCCGGCCGAGTCGTCCAGCGCCTCGTCCCCACGATCACCGTAGTAACCGCCGGCGGACGCGCACGCAAAGACTGACGGAGGGCTGTTAAGAGTCGCAAGGGTCGTGGACAGCAGCGTGGTTCCGACAACTCGGCTGTCCCTGATTCGCCGCTTCTGCTCATCTGACCACCGACGGTCAGCGATGTTCTCACCAGCGAGATGAACGACGGCATCGAAGCCTTCAAGCTCCGAGGGCTCCAGCACGCCCCTTGCAGGGTCCCACGTGACCCCGCTCACACCACCCCTCGTTTCAGGCCGTACCAGTCGGACCAC encodes:
- a CDS encoding NAD-dependent epimerase/dehydratase family protein, yielding MKRTLISGSTGLIGRSLVRRLEADGHEVVRLVRPETRGGVSGVTWDPARGVLEPSELEGFDAVVHLAGENIADRRWSDEQKRRIRDSRVVGTTLLSTTLATLNSPPSVFACASAGGYYGDRGDEALDDSAGPGTDFIAGATKEWEEACQPAGQPANQRRADGFWGNVEARAPNFQARFGRQAGIWRSILQLDYARGPDGVDRVDVGEQRVVRRGECYVAESCDQCGLHQGTGEVGRKAGDPCGT